From Bombyx mori chromosome 26, ASM3026992v2, one genomic window encodes:
- the LOC101735491 gene encoding beta-1,4-galactosyltransferase 7, translated as MYISISLMGYRITNSRCLVLCVILTFVMGCYLASLPIEEEKPALLKQSVAEIPTINTNKKRLAIIVPFRDRFEELLEFVPHMTAFLKRQEIPFHIFVVQQKDSNRFNRASLINVGFLQTRNNFEYMAMHDVDLLPLNDNLKYEYPEAGPYHISSPDTHPRYYYKTFIGGILLIKREHYELVNGMSNNYWGWGLEDDEFYVRLKDAGLTVTRPSNITTGRENTFRHMHDKTYRKRDMRKCYNQREVTRRRDRRTGLHDVAHRVLSLHTLTIDGLPLTVLNVELICDRNATPWCQCPEPPKPKKT; from the exons ATGTACATTAGTATTAGCTTGATGGGTTACAGGATAACCAACTCAAGATGTCTCGTTTTGTGCGTAATACTAACTTTTGTGATGGGCTGCTATTTAGCATCTTTGCCCATAGAAGAAG AAAAACCAGCATTGCTTAAGCAATCAGTTGCCGAAATTCCTACCATTAATACAAACAAGAAGCGTCTAGCAATCATCGTTCCGTTCCGGGACCGCTTCGAGGAGCTCCTAGAGTTCGTTCCTCACATGACCGCCTTCCTGAAGAGACAAGAAATTCCATTCCACATCTTTGTGGTTCAACAGAAGGACAGCAACCGTTTCAACAGAGCTTCATTGATAAATGTTGGATTCCTGCAGACTCGTAACAATTTCGAATACATGGCGATGCACGACGTTGATCTTCTACCTTTGAACGACAACCTAAAGTATGAATATCCTGAAGCAGGACCATATCATATCTCTTCACCAGACACCCATCCAAGATATTACTACAAAACGTTCATTGGTGGCATACTGTTAATAAAGAGAGAGCATTATGAGCTGGTCAACGGAATGTCCAATAACTACTGGGGTTGGGGGCTGGAAGACGACGAGTTCTACGTGAGATTGAAGGATGCAGGCCTCACAGTTACGAGGCCAAGCAACATTACTACGGGACGAGAGAACACCTTTAG GCACATGCACGATAAGACTTATCGCAAACGCGACATGCGCAAGTGCTACAACCAGCGCGAGGTGACGCGGCGTCGTGACCGCCGCACCGGACTCCATGACGTGGCCCACCGCGTGCTGAGCCTCCACACCCTCACCATCGACGGGCTGCCGCTGACCGTCCTCAACGTGGAGCTCATCTGCGACCGGAACGCGACCCCGTGGTGTCAGTGCCCAGAACCACCTAAACCTAAAAAGACTTGA